The DNA sequence GTAACAGCCATGATATGTCAGCACCATCTTccaatttctgaggaaattatttgaaatatttagatcattttattctcCTGAAGCAGGTTCCATTATAGCAGCCTagcatcaacagaaaaaaacaaaatggttaCTACATGAACtccatttgttttgtgaaagaaatgccAAATTTGTCAACACCGTCAGATGTCACCACCATAAGATTTTGTGTTCCAATGATATATCAAATTACTTAAATGTGActcttgaataaaagctttataaacaataacatactcactgtttggtgtgtttgttttaatacagttAATGATTCAATGTATTTCATAGTTAAAATGACTACAAATTCAGGTTTTCGTCACCACCGTCAGATGTGTCAACTGCGTCAGTTCTGTCACCTCCGTCAGTtacatattttgataatatttcattatgatattttatatttgttgtggaattgttggtcacatgtgaaagtgtaatctgtctgctaacatgagaatgtgttttgaaatgttaaaaacatcttgaatgctgttaaagataaagttgaaattatattGCACAGTCCAagttaaaaagcacattttgtaaaaaaaagagaaaagttggGAGGTTGTATCAAAGCGTAGCTCAGTACATATAAGATACATAAATGTAGTTTCATTTGTCTGAGcacaaggttttattttttcaattttgcaccCTGTTTTGTCCCACTTCTAAAGAACAGTAAAATCAATTGAATGCACTCGTCCGTCACAGCCTCGTTTTTCTTTCAAGAATTAAATATGGCACTACTTTGACTAATATTGtcattgttttgttatttattcaCCAACAAAATTAATTCGGAGGATTTCAAGTCATCTTTCGAAGGAGCTTGACAGTAGGCTATTAAACAGCAGAATCAGTGGtgcaaactttcttcaaatatgaggcaaatacaaattaaacaaaacatgcCATATTCTGCTCCAGTCAATTAATCTTTTTGTCTATATGATTTGAAGGTTTTGAATTGtgaattaaaacacatttaattggGAAGTAAATGAAACCATTTctgaaactgaaaatgtaaaagtaaaaacaaaaagtaatttaaaggtgcagtatgtaATATTGTCAGCTAACGGTTGAAATGGGAACTGCAATTCCGACCCGGAACCTGCCCGAAACGCACATTTCAGAGTAGAATTATTACTAGCATTATTTTTCAGAGAAACAGCTATGTAAACATAACATGTTTCCGAAAAATCTACAAACatattatgttgttttttgGCTTTAGAAGAGACAAAAacttacatacagcacctttaacgttttacattttacttggaattttgaatgttttaaagtgGTTTTATTCTCTCTTAAATTGGTCATTACTTTTCACAcaaatataactcaacatattttcatttttcaaaacaacgAAGAACATCCTTTAACGTCAGTGTTTAATATCTTGAGCCTAAAAGACAAGAACATTGTCTTACCATCCACTGCCCTTTGGTCCGTTTTCCTTCTCGACCTTCTTAACTCTCTCACTTTTTCTATTTTCTCATATTTTTTTTGCTCTTCCGTCAATCTTCTCACCTCTTCTTTCTCCATTTCTCTGGCCTGTTCCAACACCTTCTCACTGGAGAGCATAGTCTCCTCATTGGTAGCCATCATTCTCTTGATCTTAGTCAGAAGACTAGCCACCTGGTCCTCCCCTGCTTTGGGAGTGCTGTACAGACCATGGAAACGGCCTCCACATTTCTCAATCAGCCTGTGTAACTCAACGTTCAACATCACTTCTTGCTTTAAGGTGGAGCCACGTAACTGCTTTCTGTCTAAGACGGTGAAGAGCACCAAGCTGTAACTCCAGGCTTCTGGACCAAACAGCTCTATATGTTCCTCCACGGCACGACGTTCACGCTGGGAGAACGAGAATGACAGTGGCACCACCAGCAGTAGGGCATGGGCTCCAGGCAGGCACAGACTCATACTTCTCATTATCTCCTTCTTCACTGACCATACTGATGCAGAGGAGCCATTGACGTTGAACCATTCCCAACCTGGGGTGTCAACCACCAGCACCTGCTCTCCTCTCACAAGACCCTGACATGGGAAACTCATTCGGGTCTTTACCCCAACCTCGTCAAAGGCTTTCTTGCCCATAATGGCATTACCAACAGCACTTTTCCCAGATTCTGTCACTCCAACCAGGACAATTCTCAGTTTAGGACAGTCAGAAAGACAAATGCCTTGTTCTGTGAATAAAAAGATAGACATGACAAAAGGCTAAACTTAAgatttgtgtatttaaattgcatataaaaatTGAATTCATTTCAGTGacacagttttaacataaacagaaacttatttaatgcatatttatttatgacaTTTTTCTGTCATAAATACCATGGCATAGTTTATTATTAACTGTTTGcatctatttgattttatttaaatagtcaCTTTTTcgaaatgcatttattcaaattgaTTAGAATGAGAAtgaatttgttcaaaacaattaaatgcattGGAACAATACATAGCTGTGGAACAGGCAATATTCA is a window from the Onychostoma macrolepis isolate SWU-2019 chromosome 03, ASM1243209v1, whole genome shotgun sequence genome containing:
- the LOC131535429 gene encoding GTPase IMAP family member 4; translated protein: MDEITEISLCHEQGICLSDCPKLRIVLVGVTESGKSAVGNAIMGKKAFDEVGVKTRMSFPCQGLVRGEQVLVVDTPGWEWFNVNGSSASVWSVKKEIMRSMSLCLPGAHALLLVVPLSFSFSQRERRAVEEHIELFGPEAWSYSLVLFTVLDRKQLRGSTLKQEVMLNVELHRLIEKCGGRFHGLYSTPKAGEDQVASLLTKIKRMMATNEETMLSSEKVLEQAREMEKEEVRRLTEEQKKYEKIEKVRELRRSRRKTDQRAVDDQSYSARYNMSSDQPLSTRSSFRESCKQQ